The nucleotide window GGGGCAAAACCCTCGTATCCTGGAGTCCCTGGAATGTGCTCACAGCTTAATCGCTCGGTTGGCAGGGTTATTATTAGCAAAGAGGATTCAGTGAGCAGCCACACTGGGGGAACTGATGCTCCTTGCTGTGTGCGTCACACGGCCGATCCCCTGGAGATGCCCTTTCAGACAGGCCTTTGAGGCGGGCGGCGACTTCTGGAAGGGCCTTGTGGCAGGTAGTCCCTGCAATAGCTCGGCCCGAGGGCCTGTGCTGCTCCTCTGTCCTGAGCCACTTCTGAAGTCTGCAGGTGGCCcgaggagagggggaaatgccCTTCCAGGTTCCGGAAAGAGAATTTCAGAATTTTCCCGGCTCCTTGTATTAAAGTAACCTCTCCTCTTCCGGAGTGAAGCCTGAGCAGGGCCTCAGTGTCAGTTGTCGCATTTCTTCTAGTAGCCTCAGCTTTTTGTCCGGGTTGCGTTTGGTTTTTATTGCTGTCTATTTTGTGGAAGGGAGGTGGCAAGAAAGAGCATATTCAGTTTTGCTGCCCCGAGGACTTGACGTTGAACCAACTTACCACCTTCTGCACTGACAAGGCTTAGTGGAAACAGAGACCAGCCCCAGATTGTCTGATTACCCCAATCCTGGTGAAGCCTTCCATTTGCACCTGAGACAGAAAATGGCTTGATGTgaagtttctcttcttttccatgcCCCGGCCCAATTTTGGGGGGTGTGCACACCGCCCGCGTGGAGAAGTTAATATTTGACGGCGTGTTTAGAAGCCAGCCTGGAGGAGTGaggcagaagaaaagcaaaggccCAGAAAAGCagatccaccccccacccccacctctcccactAGCTAAAAAGTCAACAGCCTTTATTTCCTTATCACTGGAAAGAAGTTGTCTCAGTCACACAATGGAATGAGCATTGCAAATGGGGGGGAGGATCCAGAATTGGGGAGTCTCTAGCTTCTATCGCAGAGTCCCCATCTCAGGATTCTCCGCGGGGACGCTGTGGGCTGCTTCGGGGAGCCATGAGGTCCCAGGAATGTCACACATGGTCTGCAGCAGAAGCCCCAGTTGGAAGAAATTGGCAAGATCCTGCTGCACGTTTAGGGATGGTTGTTTCTGACTTTGAAAATgatgttcggggcgcctgggtggctcagtcggttaagcgtccgacttcagctcaggtcatgatctcacggtcagtgagttcgagccccgcatcgggctctgtgctgacagctgggagcctggagtctgcttcggattctgtgtcttcctctctctgctcctctcctgctcacattctctctctctctctctctctctctctctctcaaaaataaataaacattaaaaaaattttaaaaagaaaacattcagtcCCAATACTATCCTGACTTCTGTAACCTCAACACTTGGGACCCAGCAAAGCCCATCCACTCTCTACTTAAATCCTTTCCAGCTTTGAAGACGTGGGTTAGGGCTCCTGGGCTCTATTTTCACCAGCACATCTTTCTGGGAAGATGACAGTGATGACCATCTACGGAGAGATATAATCTGGCAGCTTCGTTGGACAATGAGGCTGATAATAGGGAAGTCAGGGAGGTGAATGCCATGGCTATAGctacgtgggggggggggtacatttGAAGGGGTCAGGGTCACAGGTTAGGGAGGGccatgtttttttcatgtttatttatttttgagagaggcaaggaagggcagagagagagggggaccgagTATCTGAAGCGAGCTCTGCGCTCATAGCAGACAGCCTGACTccgggcttgacctcacaaacttcaagatcatgacctgacgctaagtctgatgcttaactgactgagccacccaggcgccccagggaaggCAGGTTTTAAAGGGCATCCataaggccacctgggtggttcatttggtttcgattaagcgtctgactttggctcaggtcatgatctcacggttagttgGAGTTCCACGtcaggcttgctgttgtcagcacagagcccgcttcagatcccccgtccccctctctctctgccgaaCCCCActcttgcatgctttctctctctctcaaaaataaacatttaaaagaattttaagggCATCTATAGACAGGGCGTGTTTGCATTGCTCCCCACAAACACCAAACACGAGGGGAGCTCAATGCGAGGTCCCTCCATTGAGTACACGGGCTACCCACCCCCGTCCTCCAGCGGTCACATTTGGCTCCTTTGCTGTTCTCTCTGCGGTCCTCTTTCTCAGACTTTTGCCTGCGGAGAAGACCCAAGTAACACACGTATCGTATGTACAGACCCCACCCACCTGAGCCCTACATATGGATAAGCCAGACTCACTGGGAAGAAGCGTTGGCTGGATTTGGGGAGTGGGTGTTCTGAGAAAGGCCCGCCTTCATCACctgagcagaggggagaggtCACCAGCGGGCAGCGGTAGTTCACCAAACGCGGAGCCGAATGATGCCATTAGTAGGGCAATTTTCCTCCCACCAGCAAACCTGCTTCACTGACTTGGGAGGGACGGGGTGATGCAGTGGTTAGGGACCTGGGTGCTGGACctgaaccctggctctgccacttactaactgcatgatcttgagcaagtcacatcacctctctgtgccttagtttccccctCTATTAAAATGAGGGTTAGTAAGAGCTCTTCAGAGGTTTGTTGCAAGGACTATAGGAGTTAACGAGACAGTAGCTGGTGCCTGATGAGGGCTTTGTGAAAGTTAACTACGCTGAGTATTCATTGCACTCCCTGGGTCGGAAACACCAGGTAAAGGTGGCTCACAGTTTTATTAGAAAGCAACTCGCTCCTCAACctcattttaaaaaccttaattgATGTCATCGGCTGTCCAGAACCTTTGGCACACACTGGGCTGACATGAGAAACGACACAGAGACCTACCACTTGTGGTTCCCCTCGGTGGCAGCAACATTAGCTGAGAACAGCAGGAAGGTCAGGAGAGTGAAGTTCAAGGCCAGGAGCGCGGGGAGAGGGCACAGGCTCAAGAGTCACTTGGCTCTCCACTCAGTGGGAGAGCTCAGAGCATCCGTGGCCACATGCGGCCAGGTAGGGGGGCTTCGgttttctgggtctcagttttctcatccatcaaACGGGGATAAGAATAGTCCTGTCCCTTCTGCAGAGCTAGCATCCTAAAAGGCATTCTGGGCAAGGGGACTGCAGGAGCTGAGGCCTGGGAGCCTGAAAGCAAAGGAGTGTGGCCCGGGATGCTCGAGAGGCAGGGCGCTTGGGAAGGGGGGACCGTGGGGTACAGGGCAGCGTACCAGCAGGACTCCCTGCTGAATAAGACAACCCAGTATGACTCTGGTGGTTGTTTCCTTTTCGGCCCTAGAGATGAGAGGTTTCTCTCTCTGAGGCAGAGAGGAAGTAAAGATGTGGAGCCCCCGGAAAAGGGGCACCCTAAATGCTGGGCCTTTTGTCAGACACTTTTAAACCTGGGATGGGGAAATGAAAATGCTATTGAACTCAGGGctttaaaggaaacaatcaccaggGAGAATGTCTCCGATGGCAgaattccagacagagggaaagcTAGTGAGCAAACACTGACCCACACTCCCGTGTTGCGTGAACGTCTCAGGGCCCATCTGCACTCCCAGGGAGAAACTGCCAGCTTTGAAAAGCAGTTTCTGCAAAGTGTCTTGAGTGCTTGAGGTATTTGTAGACATTTCAGAACAAGAAAAACCCTTCAGGAGAAGCAGGGCACCCCTACTCCTACCTGACCAGCTCTGatgccttctccccaccccaccattaGGACACTTTTAGAACCTTCAGGAAAACAAAggctttgggttttttggtgtgtgggttttgttttttttttaatgatgtatttCTTCTAATGCACTAAGACgaatcagtttcttttctttaacattttttaagtttatttatttattttgagagagagagagagagagagaaggaggagcagagagagagggagagagcgagaattccaagcaggctctgcactataaacgcagagcccgacaacggagcttgaactcacgaactatgagatcatgacccaagctgaaaccaagatccGGAAGgaagctccaccaactgagccacccaggcgccccaggacaaaTCAGTTGCgaaagaagaagataaaatgtTGACTTTATTTCACCGTGGAAAATGTGTGCTCGGAGATAAGAATCATcttatataaaacaatcacaataaataaataaataaaaataaataaataagaattgcTTCGAAGGGGCTCAGGGAGTTGATGAAGAATCAGACGCAGATGTCTGCACCGGCACTTCCTCTTAATGCCTTCTCAGCACTGTGTGGGGGGGGAGAAAGGGTGATGACGGCGTcaggtgggaaactgaggcaggatcTGAGCttccccacactgggtgtgatccctgccaccaccacccccacccccatcctcggCTGATCTGGGTGTTTGAGGCTTTAGAATGAtccctctctctggacctcagtctcctcatctgtaaactggaaaTTATTGCTGCCCCGGTGATCCCGTCCTCTGCCTTTGAGGCTATAGACAGGCTGGGGGAAACCAGGAGGAAAACGTTTAGGAGTCTTTCTGCTCCAAGGAGATGCAGCCAGAGAATGACTGGATTCCATCCTAAGGCGACTCTGCCCCTTTTGGTCAGCGAGGCAAGAGAAGCTGGTAGGGACTCGTGGACATAGTAACGAATGATGTCCACATTTAATATTTCTAGAAAGGTGCCCCTTGGCCCTAAGCACTGTCAGCAAGAGAGAGTAAAGCCCAAGTGTCTTCTTCTCAGAATGTGGTTCCCAGAGACAATAAACCCAGAAGTGGTTCCGATGGTGGGACCCataggagtggggcagggggatcaagctggcagggagggggcttACCATTGCAGCCCAGGCCACTGAGGGAGCCAATCCGGTCCAGCCTCCGGCCAAAGCACCTTGAATCACGCATCATCTTGGAACTGCCTAGTCGTCTCAGGGCCGGGAGGACATTGTCACGGGGCGCAAGGACCCGCGCAGGGGgttcctcctgggcctcccaggATTCTGCGGGGCTGTGGCCCTGCTGGAGGGGTCCCAGGGCCATCTGGGCTTCCTGCAGCTCTGAAACTGTGTCCCGCAGACCGTCCAGCAGCTCCTGCAATGCGTGGGGACAGCCCCAGCCTCAGCAACCGGCACCTGGCCAAACCGCCCTAGACGGAGCTGAGATGAACCAACCACCTTAGGTAGGGGTCCTGGCACCCAATCCGGTTGCTTTCTAATCCCTTATCACTAATTCGCTAGGGGGGCTGAAGACCTTTTGGGACAAGAGCTCAGGACCCGTTTAACTGCTGCTACCCACAGCAGCCTTTTCGCAGGCTGAAGCTCTCTCACCTGTATTGCGGGGCCGGGGCCGCCCAGCGGGTGGGAGCGACCTCCTAGAGGCGACAGGTGCAAGaacaggaggagcaggagggccCGGAGCAGCGCCGTCTTGGGGTCCATGTCACCGGAGAGAAAGAGATCGTTGCCGCTGCCGCTGCGCTGTCTTCCGGGTCACGTCTCACCTCCTAGAGGCCGGCGGACGCTCTCCCGGATCCTAGGACAACCTCGGCCTTTTATCCCGGGCCTGGGGTTATCTCTGATTTATCGGCCGCATTCCGGCACGCTGAGCTCAGGGCGGGGGAATGTACCCCTCCGCGCCTGCGACCATACTCGCTGGGGGTGGATGCTGGGGAGAGCAGGCCTTGTATAGCAATGGGCCCGGCCGGGGGGCGGGAGCGCGCGGGGGACACCAACAGGTCCTTCGCCTCGCGCTGCCTCCTTTCCTGCAAAACTCCCAgggcctctcctccccacccccaaccattcTCGGAGAAGGCAGACACAACTCCAGCGTTCCGAGGCCCCACGACGCAAGTGCGGGGCGCACGGGGTGACTCAGAGCCAGAACAGTCCCAGCCAACCCCCCGCCACCGGAGCGCGTCTTCCCTCCCCTCGCCTGCCTGTAACTCGGCACGGGCTCTGCTCTCTGCACCCTGCGCCGCTGCGGGTCTTCAGGGCACCCTGACCGCTGTCCGTGGTTCTGATGGTTCTGAGCAAACTCAACCAAGAGGTCTCGCTCTCCTCAACCCAGGTCTGGCCGGAAAGACAAGCATGCAGCAGGGACCTTtgagacccctccccaccctctcacaACTGCCTGCACTAGGATGCTAATTCTCCAGTATCATCTGATTAAAAGCCTGGGTATGACAAGGAACTTCTGGAATGCTGACCCCGCTTCCATCCCTTAAACGGTAGAACTGATTTGGCTGGAATTTTGAGAGGCAAGGCCCAGAGATGAAGTCATCCAGGAATGCCTTCTATCAAACCTCCTCCAGGTGCCAacacttcctctcccccaccaagCCAACACGTGACGGAAAAAAGCAAGGATGACTGGAAGATGGTTATCTATTTGGTGGGACACTACAGGTATGAGGAGTGCCCCTCCCCAGTGCCTCCCTCATCTGACCATCCGTGACCTAATTCCCATTAGCAGATGGTCTGGACCTCCCATCTGTGATTGCAAATGAGGCTGCAAGGAAAAATGGCCCTGGGAAGAGACACAGCAgattaaccaccccccccccaaagcgtACATGACTGATGTCACCACCCCTTCCAGATGCCTTGTGTTGACAAGCAGCACGATGAGAGAATGGGGTATGGGTGATGGAAAAAAGGCAGCAAGGGGCAGAAGCAGTGACCTCTAAACAAATCTTACCTTCAAAAAATAGCATCTGCCAGATATGTGAGAAAAATactgtttattgtttttcattttttaaatgagggaacagggggacctgggtgggtcagtcggttaagcatccgacttgattcggctcaggtcatgatctcacagtttgtgggttcgagccctgcgtcaggctctactCTGAatccctgcttaggattctctctctctctctctgcctctcccctgtttgtgctctataaacaaacaaacaaacaaacatacttattttttttaaaaagtgaggaaacAGAGCTCAGAGGAATTAATATGCTTTCTTAGTTAATGACTAGGAAAGCTTGGGTTccaacccaggcagtctgattccagaCCTGACCCTCTTAATCACCACCAGGGTGATTGCAAGGGGTTTctactaaaagaaaaagtagattaATTTATTGTCATTTCCAAAGGTAGAGAAAGCTGTGCCATGAGGGATGTGTAAGTTGGTGGCTGTGTGCAAGAAAAAGGATGTAAAGTGTGGCTAAGatgaccattttacagatgaagatggGGGGACAAGGGGTAAGAGCTCCATAAAGATGCCAGTCCTGGGAAGATTCTGGGGGCcggagtgtgtgcgtgtgtgtgtgtgtgtgtgtgtgtgtgtacatacaccaTAGGAAGAATATCCAGAGATTAgtgaaagtgaaagagaaaacaaaatccagtcaagtggcagagctgagtcaGAGGGTCAGAGGCTGCTGAGAATGTAGAGTCCCTCATGCTGACGTTAGAAGTAAAGagttgggggggcgcctgggtggctcagtcggttaagcgtccgacttcagctcaggtcatgatctcacggtccgtgagttcgagccccgcgtcgggctctgtgctgacagctcagagcctggagcctgtttcggattctgtgtctccctctctctgaccacccctcccaccccgttcatgctctgtctctctctgtctcaaaaataaataaacgttaaaaaaaaaaaaaaaaagaagtaaagagttGGAAGCAAGACAGAGTCCATCAACCAGCATCTATCAAGAAATGacccggggcgcccgggtggctcagtcggttaagcatctgacttcagctcaggtcatgatctctcagttcatgagttcgagccccgcgtcgggctctgtgctggcagctcagagcctggagcctgcttcagattctgtgtctccctctctctctgcccctcccccacttgtactctgtctctgtctctgtctctctcaaaaataaataaaatgttaaaaaaaaaaaagaaatgaccctgCATGTAACCTGAGCCTCACTTTGctcttctgcaaaatggacaCATACTCTCTCCTTTCAAGGACtacaagagagaaaatgaagtctGTGAAAAGCCCAGGGCATCATGGGAAGAGACAAAGAATTAGGAATACAATTTCCCTGAAGGAGATAGTGATCTCACTGGGAGAAGAGTCAGGCCAGGGAAACAATTAAGTGCTAAGCACTCTGACGGAGCCTCCACCTGCCCCGGGGTGGGCCAGGAGGATTGTAGAGGAGATTTTAGGGAAGACACAGGACTGGATACATCCTTCAGGACCTTCTGTCCAGTGAAGAACAATGTATTATCAATCAGCTGTCACACCAGATCATCCCCACGAACACTTATGCGCACCCCCTGTGTGCCACACATCTTCCACTCCTATTAAGTGGAGCTTGTACCACTATGTCACAGCATTACTGTACAAGGGTTAAATGAGATGGTATATGTTGTAGACTGCACAAttttccccaaagatgtccatgtcccaGTCTCCAGAAACTGTGAATATATTGCTTAATATGGCAAAGGAGGCTTTGTCTATGTGATTAAAGATCTGGAGGTagaaagattatcctggattatggGGGGGTGGCtaatataatcacaagggtctttataagagggaagcaggaggatcagggtcagagagagaaaaatggaaggatgGAAATGGAGATCAGGTATGAGAGAAGATTCTACACTACAACTGGcatctttgaagatggaggaagaagccATGAGCGCAATTGGCCTCTAGAAgcaagaaaaagcacaaaaatggtTTCttccctagagcttccagaaggaacacaggccTGCCTGCCAGCACCTTGAGTTTAGCCCATTGAAACATACTTCAggcttctgatctccagaactgtagggaaataaatttgttattttaaggcaCTAAGTTCGCAGCAATTTGTTTCAATGGTAATGTGCGATTAATCCAGTATACGCAAAATGCCGAGCATAATGCCTGGTACTTAATAAGCTTCCGTAAAGGTGGTTGTGGTGGCAATGTTGGTTCTTACCAGTGTCAAACCTTAGGTGCTAGGTGCTggctacagagaaagaaagaagccccttaattcattcaacaagcctTTATTGAACGTGTGGGGTCTCCGTGGTCTGGAGCCCGGACTCTGAAATCAGACTGCCTAGATTCAACAGCACCTCAACCTTTTGCTACTTATGGGATCTCAGGCAAGTTACCGCGCATCTCTTCATCTTTTCTCATGTCTGTGTTACATGGTTGTCATGAGGAGGGATGAGACTGTGCAGGCAAAACTAAGCTTTCTGCTAGGAAGTGGGAACACAGAATGAACGAGACAAGCTCTGCTCTTGGGGAATGCACAGTGCAGGGAGAAAGATGCAGTCACAGACTCCCCAGGGTGGTGTGGCCACCGACACTGGACAGTCCTGGGTGTGCTCTGTAAGCACAGCAGGAAGACTCAGTTGAAGGGGGAGCTTCCCGAAGAAGTTATTACTGAGCTAAGGCTTTGAAGGATTAGAGAGAATTAtccacgggggtgcctgggtggctcagtcggttaagcgtccgacttcagctcaggtcatgatctcgcggtttgtgggttcgagccccgcgtcgggctctgtgctgtcagcttggagcctggagcccacttctccctctctctctctctctgcccctcccctgctcatgctctgtctctctctctgtctcaaaaaataaataaaaacattaaaaaacaaaagaaagaattatccattagaaggaagatgaggagggCATTCTGGGCAGAGCTGAGGGCTGCTTAACTGACCAACTACCACCTCTAGTCTCTTAGTGTGGGCTGCCTTatagcaaaataccatagactgggtggtttataagcaacagaaatgtatttctcatgattctagaagttggaaagtccaagatcaagactAGTAGATTCCATGTCGGGTGAGAGCCCTCTTACTGGTTCGTAAGCACCGTCTTTGCCCTATAACCTCAACTGGCAGAAGGGACAGAtgagctctctggagtctcttttaaAAGGGCAGTAATCCCATTGTGAGGGCTCCACCCCCAcgacctaatcaccttccaaaggtcccacctcctaacCCTCTCACATTGGGGAAATAggtttcaacaaatgaatttgtgggggaggggacacagacacTCAATCTATAGCATCTAGGCTCTTGTCAGAAGGGAGAAGACGCAGACAAGGAAAGGTTTGGGGCAAATGTGCTAAACTACTTCTCCTCAGCTCCCCTCTGACTCTGACCTCCAGCCCTGGGCAGCCAGAAAGGGCAGCACAATGAGAGCACCGACCTccggggaaaggggaaggaggaagcaagGCACACTGTCCAGGGGGTCCACAGGTGGTAAGTCTCTGCCTGCTGTTGTCTCATGGTGTGGCTTTTATGCACGTCATTTCTCTGCTCTGGGACTCTGTTCCCCCTTGTGtagaatgaaggaatgaaatgaaGATTTCTCACAGGTGCAAAAGCCCTGTGAGAGTCAGCTGCCCCTCGTTCATGGTTAGGTCTGCTCGCCGGCTCCCAGCCCCTGCTGGTATCTGCATCTTCTGTGACTCTTTACGCTTTCTCCAAAGGCCAGAAAATGTCTGCAGAAGAGCCATCAGATCCTTCACAGCTGTGGCATCAAtgcaggtgtgcgtgtgtgtgtgtgtgtgtgtgtgtgtgtgtgtgttgggggtgctTTGGAAACCAGCATGAGTTCGTGAGTGTGCAGCTCTTCTTTGCTGTGAAGCGAATCTctaaactgatggttatcagagggaaggCTGAGATCAGTAGCCTGGAAGAAAATAGCTCTTAATTCTTCCCATCCCGTGTCCAGCCTCACCAGCAGCATCTGAGCGTAATTTCTATCTCTATAGAAATGAcatttctcggggcacctgggtggctcagtcggttgagcgtccgacttcggctcaggtcatgatctcgcggtccgtgagttcgagccccgcgtcgggctctgggctgacggctcagagcctggagcctgcttccgattctgtgtctccctctctctctgcccctcccccattcatgctctgtctctctctgtctcaaaaataaataaacattaaaaaaattaaaaaaaaaaaagaaagaaatgacatttctCATTTCTATAACCTCATAAGGGAAAAGAGTTCTGAAAGGGTCGCCTTATCCTtcccaccacctccaggaaggACTTCACCATATTGTCCCTCTAGCTGACATCCCGGTGAGATCATTAGAGCTCCTGGCCCCGGAAATGCCCAAAGTTAATCTACTTCAGCCTTTGCAGTTATATGAGCCAGTAAAtctgccccccccacctttgTGCCTAGACCAATTTAAGTTCGATTTCTGTCACTTCCACCCCAAATCTTCCTGACACAGTCCCCAAAAGAAATTGCACACCTTTTTCTTAGAAAAGTTTCTTGAGAACAAGGTATCACAGCCCTTAGTAACAGCCCAAAGTCTGGAGCCTTTGCAAACAAAATTGCTGGGCactgtctaattttttttttctggtttactgCAGAACTTTATTTTCCTCACGCGATGATGTAGCGCTGGGGCCTAAAGTTCTCACGTGACAGTAGAACACCAAAATTTATCGTCATCTCTTGAAGAATTGAGAATTGCATACAAAAACCTTACATAAATTAAAAGGAGGAATAAATGTACAGGTGTAAATGCAAACCATTTTTCAACTCAGGGCAAGTAACACCCCACGGCATTCTGGCAGGAAAACACCAGTTAAGAAAGcaaagtggaggggcgcctggggggctcagtcggttaagcatctgactcttgatctcggcccaggtcatgatctcacagcttgtgagatcgagccccgcattgggttttgtgctgtcagaccggagcctgcttgggattctctctttctctctcaatctctctttctctgtccatgccctgcttgtgtgcgctctctctctctctctctctcaaaataaataaagtttaaaaaaaaaaaaagaaaggaaagtagacagggggcacctggctagctcagacAGTGGAACATATGACACTAGacctcggggtcgtgagttcaaggcccatatTGGCTGaaaggattacttaaaaataaaatctaaaaaaaaaaaaaaaaaaaaaaaaagaggggcgtctgggtggctcagttcgttgcgtgtctgacttcggcccaggtcatgacctcgcgtttcgtgagttcaagctccacaatgggctctgtgctgacagctcagagcctggagcctgcttcggattctgtgtctccctctctctgcccctccccaccccctcaaaaataaataaacattaaaaaaaatttttttttaatttttttttaacgtttatttatttttgagacagagagagacagagcatgaacgggggagggtcagagagagagggagacacagaatccgaaacaagctccaggctctgagccatcagcacagagcctgacgcggggcttgaactcacaaaccgcgagatcatgacctgaaccgaagtcggccgcttaactgactgagccacccaggcgcccctaaaaaaaaattttttaagaaagaacgGAAGTGGGTCCTAAGGCTCAGACTTTCCCAGCCCCATCGGACCAGCAAGACGGAAACGACAACCAGATACGTGGTGGCCCCACCAGGCAGCACCGTGTCAGCGAAGAGGTCCTTCCGGATGTCAGTATCATGACAACTTCTTGATGGAGTTGAAGGAGGTCTCCAGGATTCCCCAGGAGGGAGGGCTGAAAGAGCGCCTCGGGGCAGCGCTGATGGTGATCCCCACCTGTGGGCAGCTCATTGCTTTTCTCCAGGGAGGAGGATGACAGGCTGCTGGCCAGCTCCCGCACCAAGTCCAAGGTGACATAGCACATCATCTCTGTGACGTCATACATGATTTCCCACTCGGCCACTGTGCTAAAGCTGTAGCCATGCTCCAAGAGGACGTTCGTGAGGTAATGCATCACGTCTTGGGCAGCCAGGTCCGGACGCAGGGTGGCCTGGGCAGGTGTGCAGTGTGGGTGACCCCATCTCCAGAGCCCAGGACAGCACCAGTGGTGCAGCCAAAGATCTACAGGGACAGCACGGCCTGGATGGCCACAACCACGGCAGAAGTGTTGACAGTCTCGAACAAGCATGGGCCGGACCAAGGAACAGCCAGTGCAGAGGCCCTACAGTGAATCTGGCACATTGGAGAATGGCTAACAGGCCAGCGCGGGGAGTGGAGGGAGTGATAAGAAATGGGCTCagagacggggcgcctggggggctcagtcagttaagcatctgactcttgatttcggttcaggtcatgatctcacagtcatgagactgagacccacgtcaggctctgcgctgacagggtggagcctgcttgggcttccctctctctccctctctctgtgcccttcccccactcgtgtgttctctctcaaaatacatggaTAGactttagaagaagaagaaggaggaggaggaggaagaggagaaagaaatgggcTCAGAGAGGTAGTGATGTTTCCACAGTGCACAGCTT belongs to Panthera tigris isolate Pti1 chromosome C1, P.tigris_Pti1_mat1.1, whole genome shotgun sequence and includes:
- the NPPB gene encoding natriuretic peptides B, which codes for MDPKTALLRALLLLLFLHLSPLGGRSHPLGGPGPAIQELLDGLRDTVSELQEAQMALGPLQQGHSPAESWEAQEEPPARVLAPRDNVLPALRRLGSSKMMRDSRCFGRRLDRIGSLSGLGCNVLRRH